A genomic window from Schistocerca serialis cubense isolate TAMUIC-IGC-003099 chromosome 4, iqSchSeri2.2, whole genome shotgun sequence includes:
- the LOC126475275 gene encoding putative DENN domain-containing protein 10 B produces MTGIVDLLACNIIERDSNGDVLWTWTYPSITDAHQQQLMIRKCGLDGDHVSPQPFVFGRYGKNWYYINCTEVFESDNLPRLKQFALILWAKDLNPEKYETLCRILSKTYCKTGNPAVMLQLYLSVITRGSCTTEENGTFLAKDFESRKNIPHTMLKELIQTFGLESILIYTGLLLKKRIIVYHHSLEALLKWIRTFPAMMWHRKSNDILHPWVDNTPEEILDLKSNTYYIAGCKDSAVCSRLDLFDLLVNLPAREITVAPHAKESMAMTKTHKDIAVFMVQLADQPNITEAQMIRELAEKTRDLLQNLRSLATVTTPDGKMMVSVETLREKNFPQALDNFLFNLAVAENMMLL; encoded by the exons ATGACTGGAATCGTGGATTTACTTGCATGCAACATTATAG AGCGAGATAGTAACGGTGATGTATTGTGGACATGGACATATCCGTCCATCACGGACGCGCATCAGCAACAGCTGATGATAAGAAAATGTGGCCTGGACGGCGATCACGTATCGCCGCAGCCGTTTGTATTCGGTCGTTACGGGAAGAACTGGTATTATATCAACTGCACCGAAGTGTTCGAGTCTGACAATCTACCAAGG CTGAAGCAGTTTGCCTTAATCTTATGGGCTAAGGACTTGAATCCGGAGAAATACGAGACATTATGTAGAATACTGAGTAAAACCTACTGCAAGACTGGAAATCCAGCTGTCATGTTACAGCTATATTTGTCTGTAATCACGAGAGGATCCTGCACCACGGAAGAAAATGGAACTTTTCTGGCAAAGGATTTTGAATCTAGGAAAAACATCCCACACACCATGCTTAAAG AGCTGATACAGACATTTGGTTTAGAATCAATATTAATATATACTGGCCTGCTGCTGAAGAAGAGGATCATTGTTTACCATCACAGCTTGGAAGCACTGTTGAAG TGGATCCGTACTTTCCCTGCTATGATGTGGCATCGAAAATCAAATGATATACTCCATCCATGGGTTGATAACACCCCTGAAGAAATTCTTGATCTGAAG AGTAACACTTACTATATAGCTGGATGCAAAGATAGTGCTGTATGTTCCCGACTGGATTTGTTTGATTTGTTAGTGAATCTCCCAGCTAGAGAGATTACAGTAGCGCCTCATGCAAAAG AAAGTATGGCTATGACTAAAACACACAAAGACATAGCAGTCTTCATGGTACAGCTGGCAGACCAGCCTAATATTACAGAAGCACAGATGATCAGAGAGCTTGCTGAAAAGACGAGAGATCTTCTACAGAATCTAAG ATCACTGGCAACTGTAACTACACCAGATGGGAAGATGATGGTCTCAGTTGAAACACTCCGTGAGAAGAATTTTCCACAAGCATtggacaattttcttttcaatcttGCTGTTGCCGAGAATATgatgttgctatga